The proteins below come from a single Ancylothrix sp. D3o genomic window:
- a CDS encoding carbon dioxide-concentrating mechanism protein CcmK produces the protein MSIAVGMIETKGFPAVVEAADAMVKAARVTLVGYEKIGSGRVTVIVRGDVSEVQASVAAGVENVKRVFGGEVLSTHIIARPHENLEYVLPIRYTEAVEQFRSY, from the coding sequence ATGTCAATTGCAGTTGGAATGATTGAAACTAAAGGCTTTCCGGCTGTTGTGGAAGCAGCAGACGCAATGGTAAAAGCCGCTCGCGTCACCTTAGTTGGTTATGAAAAAATCGGAAGCGGACGAGTCACAGTTATTGTGCGCGGGGATGTATCGGAAGTCCAAGCCTCTGTTGCGGCTGGCGTAGAAAACGTCAAACGAGTGTTTGGCGGAGAAGTTTTATCCACCCACATCATCGCTCGGCCCCACGAAAACTTAGAATATGTTTTGCCTATTCGTTATACCGAAGCCGTCGAACAGTTCCGCTCTTACTAG
- a CDS encoding carbon dioxide-concentrating mechanism protein CcmK codes for MSIAVGMVETLGFPAVVEAADAMVKAARVTLVGYEKIGSGRVTVIVRGDVSEVQASVAAGVENVKRVNGGQVLSTHIIARPHENLEYVLPIRYTEAVEQFREATGGIRPIGRP; via the coding sequence ATGTCAATTGCAGTCGGAATGGTTGAAACACTAGGCTTTCCCGCAGTGGTAGAAGCAGCAGACGCGATGGTGAAAGCAGCGCGCGTCACCTTAGTTGGTTATGAAAAAATTGGTAGCGGAAGAGTCACCGTAATTGTGCGGGGAGATGTCTCCGAAGTACAAGCCTCCGTCGCCGCCGGTGTAGAAAACGTCAAGCGAGTAAACGGTGGTCAAGTGTTGTCTACCCACATCATTGCCCGCCCCCACGAAAACCTAGAATACGTTCTGCCTATTCGTTATACCGAAGCCGTCGAACAGTTCCGCGAAGCTACTGGTGGCATCCGTCCCATCGGTAGACCGTAG
- a CDS encoding EutN/CcmL family microcompartment protein yields MQLARVRGTVVSTQKEPSLRGVKLLLLQLLDEEGQPLPGYEVAADSVGAGLDEWVLVSRGSAARQSSDSTSRPLDALVVGIVDTVNVDNRLLYSKKDQYR; encoded by the coding sequence ATGCAACTGGCAAGAGTACGCGGCACCGTTGTGTCCACCCAAAAAGAACCCAGTCTGCGAGGAGTCAAACTGCTGCTGTTGCAACTACTAGACGAAGAAGGGCAACCCCTACCAGGCTATGAAGTTGCAGCAGACTCAGTAGGAGCCGGCCTTGACGAATGGGTACTGGTAAGTCGGGGAAGTGCCGCCCGCCAGTCAAGTGATAGCACAAGCCGTCCGCTTGATGCGCTTGTCGTTGGCATTGTTGACACCGTAAACGTTGACAACCGCCTGCTGTACAGCAAAAAAGACCAATATCGCTAA